The nucleotide sequence cctggtagactatagtccatggggtcacaaggagtgaCTGAAGAACACTTTCATCTTCATTCTgggtatttcatgtaaatggcCTCATACAATATGGAGCTATTGTGTCTGTTTTTTTACTTAGtgtgatgttttcaaggttcatctaagTTGTAGCATGAATGTatccttcctttatttttattggtgACTGATACTCTAGTGCATGAATATACCATATCTTGCCTATCCATCcgtctgttgatggacttttggGTTGTTTGTACCTGTTGGCTATtgggaataatgctgctgtgaacactggtatacaaaaatctgttagagcctctgttttcagttcttttaggtatatacctaggagtggcattgctgggtcatatggtaattctgtgtttaagttAGTggttttggctgctctgggtctttgttgcagtgcacaggctgtTCCTTGCTGCGCACAGCTGTtccttgctgtgcacaggctGTTCCTTGCTGCACACAACTGTTCCTTGCTGCGCACAGCTGCTCCTTGCTGCGCACAGCTGTTCCTTGCTGCGCACAGCTGCTCCTTGCTGCGCACAGCTGCTCCttgctgcgcacaggctttctctagttgtggtaagcaggctctcctctctagctgtggtgggtgggcgtctcactgtggtggcttctcttgttgcagagcacaggctctagggtgcatgggctttagtagttgtgatacatgcatgggcttcgttgccctgTGGAATTTTAGTTCACCAACAAGGAtgaaacccacatcccctgccttggaagataggttctttaccaccaggcaagtccccactTGCATTCTTATCAGCAGTTGACAGTTCAACTCTTAGCATTCTTGTGTCTGTCCTGAGAGTGCCCAGAAAGCGCCCCTCCAGGCTGCTGCAGCCAAGTGGCCCCTGTTCCTACCGTCCTCCGTCTCCCTGCACTCCAACAGAAGGCTGTGTGGGGTTGTGCAAACCTAGTCTCAAACTGTTAACTCTAGCCcttccttgctgtgtgatcttgagcaagttattcAAACTCTCAAAGCTTTAGCTCCCTTCAGTGTAAACCTCCCTCCTGGGTCAGCTCTGAGAGTGGGCTATGATGATGATGCAGAAAATGAACGTCTAGTGCCCAGCAGTGCTCTGGATTGTGATCCAGACCCTACGCCCCTTTTATGAaccctcttctccaggggctgcCTCGCTGACCACTGGGGTCCTCTCACTGGCCTCTCTCAGGCTGGCAGACTGTCTGAAAGTGACAGAcgtggtctttttttttatttttgatcatttttttttttcaaaatagggGTCCTAGATGAGAGAACAAACAGCATGAGGGTGGAAACATGAAGTCTTGACAggacaactctctctctcttttttttaaatatttagttatttggctgcacctggccttagttgcagcatgggggatcgtTTAGCCGCTGCATGTGAGATCtcgttcctgaccagggatcaaatctgggccccctgcgttgggagctgGGAGCatcaagtcttagccactggaccaccagggaagtcacctagGGATATACCTTAAATACAGGCATTATCTAGAAgactgtcagttcagtttagtcgctcagtcgtgtctgactctttgcaaccccatgaatcgcagcacgccaggcctccctgtccatcaccaactcctggagttcactcagactcacgtccattgagtcagtgatgccatccagccatctcatcctctgttgtccccttctcctcctgcccccaatccctcccagcatcagactcttttccaatgagtcaactctttgcatgaggtggccaaagtactggagtttcagctttagcatcattccttccaaagaaatcccagggctgatctccttcagaatggactggttggatctccttgcagtccaagggactcccaagagccttctccaacaccacagttcaaaagcatcaattctttgcactcagctttcttcacagtccaactctcacatccatacatgacctctggaaaaaccatagcttgactagaccaTAGGCAGCGGTAATAGTTTTGGAGACAAGGGCTGTGTTCATGagtgggaagagagaaagggagagacagagagcttTGGATATTGGAAGTCAGGGGTGGTAAAAGATTTCTTTGTAAGCAGCAGCAATTTCAGGACTTATACTTCAAAAGaaggaaggcaaaaagaaaaaacagaacagaagtGAGTGTGTTCAGTGGGAGGGGTGGGCCATGACTGGAGGTGAACAAGGGGAGCAGAGCAGGAGAGGTCCAGGCTCGtcaccccttcccttcctgccagaAAAGGACCCCCAAACAGAGGGATTTAGGCGGTGCCTCTCCAGTGGGGTCCCCAGACCGCCAGCAGCAGTGTCACCCTCACCCAGGAAGTTGCTAGAAATATCAGGTCTCAAACCccacaccagttcagttcagtccctcagttgtgtccaactctttgcgaccccatggactgcagcacaccaggcttccctgtccatcaccaactcccagaacttactcaaactcatgtccattgagtcagtgatgctatccaactatctcatcctctgtcgtccccttctcctcccgccttcaatctttcccagtatcagggtctttttaagagtcagttctttgcatcatgtggccaaagaattggagtttcagcttcagcatcagtccttccaatgaatattcaggcctgatttcctttaggatgtgaAGAGAAGcgcaaggcaaaggagaaaaggaaagatatacccatttgaatgcagagttccaaagaatagcaaggctagataagaaagccttcctctgcaatcaatgcaaagaaatagaggaaaacagtagaatgggaaagactagagatctcttcaagaaaataagacattaccaagggaacgtttcatgcaaagatgggaacaataaaggacagaaatggtatggacctaacagaagcagaagatattaagaagaggtgtcaagaatacaaagaagaactatacagaaaagatcttcatgacccagataatcgcaatggtgtgatcactcacctagagccagaccccACCCCAGGGCCACAGAATCAGAATCTCCTGGGGTGGGCCCAGTGCTgggttttaacaagccctccaggtgttGAGCACTCCAGTGTAAGAATCACTGGTGAGGCCTCCGCAGAGAAGAGTTCCCTGATCCTCACTTTCCGAGAGAGACTGGTGAGAGATGAGAGATGACAGGGCTGGCCTCCCCATGCCCAGGGGGTTCACCTGGAGATGAGAACGTGAAACTGCTTCCGGGTGTAGCTCCACCCAGCTCTCCATCTTTGCGCAAACACTCCCTCGCATGGGGTGCCCCGAACCCATCCCCTGAAAAATGTCTCACTGCACCTGGCCTCCTGCTGTGAATTTATTGGGCAGATCCCAGTCTTATCCCAGGACTCTTATCCCAGCCTTATCGGTAAAGGCAGCCCAGCTCTGTGGTGGGTGGTGGCCGAGGTCACGCCCCGTAACTGATGAGCCATCCAGGGCCCTACACCTGACCCAGGTTCTGACCCAGGGCTTAATCATCAATTAGTCTAAACTAGCAGCCTGCAGCACAAGGGGCAGTGCCTGAATGAGGGAggggtggatgaagctggaggaagAGATACCCATTACTAACCAGATGTGTGCAGTTCTCACCTCCTGTCTCCAGGGTCTGACCTGCCTACGGAGGTGAGTTGCGTGCTGTGAGGGACTGGTGAGTGCTCGTCTTGCTGGCAGGGTGAATCTCTGCTCTAGCATTTTGTGTTGAAGCTTGAGAAAGAGAGTTGCCTTTATTCCCAGTTCTGAGGGTGGAGCGGAGAAGGGAATTGGTGATGCTGACTCTTCCTTGGACACTTCAGAAAGCCTTGTCTTATTCTTAGCATGTAATCCTTCTCATCCATGAAATCCTGTCTAAATGGCTTCACTGCCTTTAAGCTTTACCCACACGTGGGCCTGGGCTCATGCCCGTCTCTCTCTGCGCATCCCCATCCCCCTGGCTGGGAAGGTGTGTGCTCTGCCCTTCCACCACCCTCAGGGCCAACCCAGACCTGGGGTCCCAGTTAAAGGAGACTGCTGCATGTCTTGGCAAATTTGCTGAATTATTTAAACAAGTAATtaagaattgggcttccctggtggttcagtggtgggaaatctgcctgccagtgcaggagacctgggtttgatccctaggtggggaagatcccctgaagaaggaaatgacaaccctctccagtattgttgcctggagaatcccatggacagaggagccaggggggctacagtccttcGGGtcttagagttggacacaaagtagcaattaaacaataacaacaagtaAGAATCATGAGAACTTCAAATTGCCAGTTGGGGAAAGTGACAAAGAAAGGACCTGGTTGAGGGAAAAGGCTCATGGTCCAGCAATTTTAATTTAGGTCTAAAGAGCCACAGGCATGCAAAATATATCCCGGGTTTTGCAGTGATATCCTCCTGCCATTCCTCTTCCTACTTGCCGATTTCTATTCCTAAGGGCAGCGCCCTTCCTAATTTCTTAAGTCTATACAAGCATATGCAAAGATAGGCTCTAATTTCCATCCTTTTACACCAAAGCTGTGCCTGATACACATTGAATCCACTCCCTCCCCCATTAACTTCTCTTGGAATTTTCCACGTCCAGACAGCAGCGTCCTTGTTCCTTTTCACAGTTGTGTCACATTCTGCTTTACACAGATTACTGTGACTTATTTTACCATTCCCTTCGTACAGATTTTGGGTTTGTCCAGTCCCAGTCATTTATCACAAGCAATGCTATAATGCTTCTGTTTAGACATAGATTATTTAGCTTATATTTGAGGGCAACTTGAGGATAAATTGCTGAAAGTGGAACTGCTGGGGGTTGGGTAACTACATCGCGACAGTGGTGGATAGTACCCTCCTCCCTCtgatgggaagggaggaaggagacggTGGAGAGCCAGACACGGCAGAATTTGAACCTCTTCTCCATGCTTTCTAGCTGTTTGCTTACCCACTCAGAACCTCAGCGTTTAAAGCCTGTCAAATGTGGCCCGCACAGGTGTGCGGATGAAATGGGACCAGCTATGTGAAGTATTTGATTCAGGGCCACAGGCACAGTGAGACCGCCAAGTGTCAGGAGGAGCTTCCCAAGGGCAGGCAGCCTGGGTACCCCATTGTGGTTTTCAAGGCATTGGTTCTAACTGGAAGATCCCATCTTCAGCCCTGCCTGTCGTCTTGTCCCTACAGCTTCTGATCTGTCCTGTCAGCGGAATACTGGGTCTCGCCTGGGACTTCTGGGGTTGGCTTTTGGGCAGACTGAAGGAAGGCATTTGGTCTGCCTTTAATCCTCAAAGCTCTGGTCCCTGGCACAGCCCTCAGATAAACGCACTATCTGCCATGTATTAAGTGTTTGCCACTAGCCTTGTATCATTCTGAGTATTCCACATGCATGTTTGCATTCAGTTCTCAGAATTAACTCCTAGGATGGGAAAGATTAAATCCCCACCAGCCAACCTCTTCATCCTTCTGCAGCCTTGCCCAAGGCTTGTTGCCTGACTGCTGAGTTCTTCCATGCTGTCCCCTCTAGGGGAGAGAGACCCCGTGACGTGTGTATGGTTTCCTGTGGCCTCATGTTTCTTTTACCCGGTGGATGAACCCTCACTTGAAAACACTATGCAATGGTcaagaatcggcctgccagtgcaggagacacaagagatgcgggtttgatccctgggtcagaaagatcctgtggagtgggaaatggcaccccattattccagtattcttgcctggagaatcccacagacagaggagcctggtggggtacagtccatggggttgcaaagagttggactctactGAGCACGCAAGTACAATCGTTGCTCAACAGTGTGTATGCGCTTAATGCCACTGACCTGATCTGTATGTTCAAATCGAAGGGCGAGTTTGATTTTAGAGGATAGGAAGTACAGTCTGTGTGtctggaaggaaaaacaaaacacacacctGGTACTATTATAACATCTCAAAGTGTCCAAGTGACGTTTCACCCTCAGCACCATCGCTGCCAACATTTAGTATCAAAAGTGAGTCTGTGACCAAATTGCGAATCCTCTCTCTCAGAGGAGTATTCTCACAGTCTTCTCAATAGACCCCAAAGATCACATCCACATGTCAGCATCCCTTCTCTCTCTTGCTGCAGGGAATCGGGACGAATTGGGGACTCAGGATCTGTGTGGCAAACTCATTCATTTCTCAAGCCCTGGAACCAGGTGGCTCAGGCACTTCATTGACCGAAAACCATgagtgaagagaaggaagagacctTGTTCCATGTGCTCCCAATTTATGATGAGCCTGAAAAGAGGAGGGACGTACCAGAGAGCCCTGATGCTTCCTCCCAGCCAGAGCACCATGCATGGTCTCAGCTGGGTGAGATGTGCGGTCCCCCGGAGCAGCCCCTGGGCTCCCTGAGGCAGCACGGCCCAGCTTATCAACAGATGACCTGTGCGAGTCCCCAGCAGCAGGCCCCCCAGGCCCTGGACGGATCTGAGCTGCCAGCCACTTGGCTCTCCAAGGCAGAATCCGAAGATGCAGCATTCGGTTTCAGGTAAGTCTCCCTTGAACCAGGCTGGCCTGGGGCGGTGAACTTTCTCAGGAGAGGGAGTCTCCACTCATCTCACTTCCTGTCTGTCTCCTCCCTGTGTCACAGCCCCCCACCAGGAGCGGAGTTTGGTAAGTCCTAGCTGGGATGGTGTGAGCAGGCAGGGTGCAGCCAGAGGCTGGGCTTCAGAGTGGGGGTACCCTGGGGTGTGAGAGCAGCCTTCTCCCTGGGTCCTGTGATGCTGTTGCTGCCAGACCCTACCTCTCTGAGCGGGTGGCCACTGGTCTCTCCCTGTAGGTGAGCCTTGTCCTTCGCCTGGTCCCAGTGAAGAAGTCTTGTCATTCCTCAGAGCAATTGTAcgtgtcttttttgttttttaaacctggCATCTTTCCCTTCCTATTCCCCTCTCCCGCCCCAACAAGAAGTTAGTACGAGGAGGGTGAGGGCGTGGGGTGTGTCTGTACCCTCACTCTCTCCCCCACAGGTGGTGGGTGCATGGAGCCCCTGCTTCTTTGGACCCGGGCTGCCCTCCTTCTGTCACCAGTGTGTAGGGCCTCAGCTCTCAGGGTCGCATTTAGAGTGACATCCTCAGAGGGATTCtgagccaggctctgctgtcatcGCTGAACTCAGAAGTGTCTAAGATATGGCCTGTTTGCCAGAGAGGCCACCCTGGGCTGGTGCAAAAGGATGTCAGTGGTCTGGGGACCCCAGTTGAGGACACGGTCCTGCCTGGGGATCAGAGAGGAGCTGGTGGATGCAAGCTTAGGAACAGGCTGGCCCCTATCGATGAGAGCAGGTCAAGGCTATGACCCTTTCGTGGCTACCCCAGCCTCCCGTTCCAGATGACGTGGTGGTCAGGCAGAGGGCCCCACATAAGTCCTGGAAAGTTGGCCGACTCCGCCACGGGAAGAAAGTCTATGCAGTGGCCATCAGCGGCTCGACTCACCACGTGTACACATGTGGCCATGGCTACATCAGAGTGTGGGATGAGAGTGCCCTGCATGCCTGGGACCAGGCACCCCAGGCCCAGCTCAACTTCCAGGTGAGGGGTCCTCCAGAAGGCTGGGGGAGCTCGGGGATGACCTCTGTCCTGACACTGAGAGCCCGTGCTTCCTAGAGACCATTTGAGAATATTGGCCCTTCCAACAGGACCGTGACAGCTGTGTCTTCACCTGCAAGCTGTTCCCCGATGAGCGGAGCCTGATCACGGGGGGTCTGTCCCAGAGCCTGACACTTTGGGACTTGGTGCCCACCCCCCGTGTCAGGGCACAGCTGGCCTCCACTGGCTCTGTGTGCTATTCCCTGGCTCTCTCTTCCAACGCCCAGATCTGTGTGGCTAGTTTCAAAGGATTTGTTGAAATTTGGGATTTGCAGAACCAAATCTTGATCAGGTATGACCCCAGGGGGTGGGGTGCAACAGTGAGGCTTTTGGGCTTGCCCTACCTCACTTCCTCCTTTGCAGTAAGACAAGGTGAGTCCGTGTGGAGGGCTGCGTATCTAGGGACTTCCTGGGCCCCAGACTTCTAAGGGTTCAACCAATGCACAAACCTCTGAGTTGTTTTCCCACCAGGAAGCATGAAGTCCCCATATACGGATCCCGGTGTGTGGACATCACGGGCAATAAATTCTGGACGGGAGGTGAAGACACCAAGCTATATTCCTGGGACCTGAGGAGCTACCAGAGGCTGCAGCAACATGATTTACGGCATGAGGTGCTCGCATGGCTACCGTGGGTCTGAGTGTGGTCCCTGGGGCCCGGGAGCTGTGGGTGCCTGCAGAAGTGGGGGTGCGATGAATGATGGGCATGGCCTCTTTGAGTGCTGACCCCAAACCTCCTCCCCAACAGATCCTCAGCATTACCCATGACCCCAGTGAGGAGTGGTTGTTAGTAGGCTTGAGAATGAGTGACATCGTGATCGTGCACACACACCGGAAGGAAAAGTTTAAGGCTGTCCTACAGAAATACGCCTACCATCACAATCTCAAGTTTGCCTCTTGTGGTGAGTGAGCAGGCCGGGGACACCTCTGGGTGCCCTGTCACCTGATAAGCTGTCTGCTCATCTGGGGAGTCTGGGCCCAACCGCTTTTCAGACTGTTTAGTTCCCCCCTCTTTGGCCCCAGAACTGGCTGGACCAAGGTCTCGGGCCACCTTCCCATTGCCTTCACCTCTGCTTCCTCCCACCACCAGTTTTTCTCCCCTGCTGGCATGGctaggttttcttctttcttcctcttcttctcatTATcacttatttctttggctgtgccaggccttagttgcGCCAGgcaagctcttagttgcagcatgtgggatctatctagttccttgacctgggatggaatctgggccccctgcgttgggagtgcagagtcttagccactggaccaccagggaagtctctttcctcccttctttctctgcTCGTTCCCTCTGCTTCTCTGACTTTGTCTGTAATGGTAGCTTCCTACACAGAACCAcagcccatagacagaggaggaaCGAAGCCCCATGTGATCGTCCTGATGTCCAGGGACTCTCCCCGGGATCCTGGGTGTGGCAGGAGGGAGCAGACTGAAGATGGAATGATTTGGGTCATGTCTCTGAGTTTTATAGATGGGGGAAGCTGAGGCAGAGAAAGAGTGGTTCCTTCCCTGGTCTCGTTgggagcagagctggggctggaaGGCAGGCGTGGTCTTTGGCCCCTCCATCTGTCTTTTCTCTGCCAGGGAGCTTTCTTGTGGCCACGATGAATGAGACGATCCGCTGCATAGCTGCACCTTCTCTGCATAAATTGTTTCAGGTACTGGGTGGAGGGGTGTTCAAACCCAGGTACTTGGAGCTCACAAACCCCAGACCCCAGATGGTGGGGTCCCAGAGACAGTGCTGGAGAGTACCTCTGAGATGGCAACCAGGGCCATTGAGTACATCAAGGGGAATGAAGACTCAAGGCCCTGGGAACTCCTGGGCTCCACCTTGAGCCCCGAACTGAGTCTGGCCTCTGGACCAAGCCTCAGGTCCACATGGAGCCTTGAAAAGAGCCCTGTATGACGCCTGAAACACCCCACATGTTGTTCCTCCGTGGCCTCTCTTTCCCTCCAGGTAGAGGAGTCTGCACACATCCTGTGTTGTGACATATCTTCTGACAACCAGTACGTGGTCACGGGCTCCAAGAATAGTGCCTCGGTTTACCAGCTCTTGTATTGAAGGTCCCGCTGGTGAAGACCCAGAGAAGGCCAGCGTGCTGGAGGGTGACCTTGGGGTGCTGGGCCACTCACACCTGCCactccccctccttctcctcaTGTGTTGGTTATCTGTCCACTCCCCCTCTTGCCCAGCACATGCCTAGCCTGCTCTCCAGGTTTTTATTATACAGCTTAAGgatttttcctttgttatttttctacCACTGATTTCTGGATTTtgtaattaataaaatagaaaagcaaaaactaaagtgGCTTGGGTGTGTGGTCAGTTGTTTCAGATAACAAACTCATCATGATGGATTGCTTACACCCCCTTTCAGCAAATTCCTGGGTGGGTAAAACATTTTAGACCGTACTTAGTTTTGTTTATAACTCTTTTTGGGGGTGTCAGGGAATTCTTGGACTCTTAAGAAAGCTCAGGAAGCAAGGTATGTC is from Bos indicus isolate NIAB-ARS_2022 breed Sahiwal x Tharparkar chromosome 18, NIAB-ARS_B.indTharparkar_mat_pri_1.0, whole genome shotgun sequence and encodes:
- the TLE7 gene encoding transducin-like enhancer protein 7, with amino-acid sequence MSEEKEETLFHVLPIYDEPEKRRDVPESPDASSQPEHHAWSQLGEMCGPPEQPLGSLRQHGPAYQQMTCASPQQQAPQALDGSELPATWLSKAESEDAAFGFSPPPGAEFGEPCPSPGPSEEVLSFLRAIPPVPDDVVVRQRAPHKSWKVGRLRHGKKVYAVAISGSTHHVYTCGHGYIRVWDESALHAWDQAPQAQLNFQDRDSCVFTCKLFPDERSLITGGLSQSLTLWDLVPTPRVRAQLASTGSVCYSLALSSNAQICVASFKGFVEIWDLQNQILIRKHEVPIYGSRCVDITGNKFWTGGEDTKLYSWDLRSYQRLQQHDLRHEILSITHDPSEEWLLVGLRMSDIVIVHTHRKEKFKAVLQKYAYHHNLKFASCGSFLVATMNETIRCIAAPSLHKLFQVEESAHILCCDISSDNQYVVTGSKNSASVYQLLY